A portion of the Vulpes vulpes isolate BD-2025 chromosome 5, VulVul3, whole genome shotgun sequence genome contains these proteins:
- the NXPH2 gene encoding neurexophilin-2, with amino-acid sequence MRLRPLPLVVVPGLLQLLFCDSKKVVHATEGLDWEDKDGPGTLVGNVVHSRIINPLRLFVKQSPVPKSGHLAYGDSMENFWDWLANVTEVQEPLARTKRRPIVKTGKFKKMFGWGDFHSNIKTVKLNLLITGKIVDHGNGTFSVYFRHNSTGLGNVSVSLVPPSKVVEFEVSPQSTLETKESKSFNCRIEYEKTDRAKKTALCNFDPSKICYQEQTQSHVSWLCSKPFKVICIYIAFYSVDYKLVQKVCPDYNYHSETPYLSSG; translated from the coding sequence CTATTCTGTGACAGTAAGAAGGTGGTGCATGCCACAGAGGGGCTGGACTGGGAAGACAAAGATGGCCCGGGGACTTTGGTCGGAAATGTGGTGCACTCAAGGATCATCAATCCTCTGCGCCTGTTTGTTAAACAGTCTCCAGTCCCAAAGTCTGGACACCTGGCTTATGGGGACAGCATGGAAAACTTTTGGGATTGGCTGGCCAATGTCACGGAGGTTCAGGAGCCATTGGCAAGAACTAAACGGAGGCCAATAGTAAAGACGGGAAAATTCAAGAAGATGTTTGGATGGGGTGACTTCCATTCCAACATTAAAACTGTTAAACTTAACCTCCTCATCACGGGGAAAATTGTTGATCATGGAAATGGAACCTTCAGTGTTTATTTCCGACATAATTCCACAGGCCTAGGCAATGTTTCAGTGAGTTTGGTACCCCCCTCCAAAGTGGTGGAATTTGAAGTTTCCCCACAGTCTACCTTGGAGACCAAGGAATCGAAATCTTTCAATTGTCGCATTGAGTACGAGAAAACAGATCGGGCGAAGAAGACTGCCCTGTGCAATTTTGACCCATCCAAGATCTGCTACCAGGAGCAGACTCAGAGCCATGTGTCTTGGTTGTGCTCCAAACCCTTCAAGGTCATTTGCATTTACATTGCCTTTTACAGTGTTGATTATAAACTTGTGCAGAAAGTCTGTCCTGACTACAATTACCATAGTGAGACTCCATACTTATCTTCTGGCTGA